From Rudanella lutea DSM 19387, a single genomic window includes:
- a CDS encoding replication-associated recombination protein A has translation MNTDSTPLPERVRPRTLNEVIGQQKLIGPNGALRRAVESGRLPSMILWGPPGVGKTTLALLLAEAVRRPFVALSAINSGVKEVREVLSRATPLMAPVVFIDEIHRFNKSQQDALLGAVERGQITLIGATTENPSFEVNSALLSRCQVYVLESLTRDELVAVVDRAIATDAFLQSKQITVGSYDALLRLSGGDGRKLLNLLELVASAHVSADPLVITDEGVTTVAQQNIARYDKSGEQHYDIISAFIKSLRGSDPNAALYWMARMLVAGEDPVFIARRMLILASEDIGNANPTAMIMASEAVQAIRAIGMPEGRIILGQVAVYLATSPKSNASYVAIDDAIALAEKTAHLPVPLHLRNAPTKLMKQIGYGQDYQYAHNYEGNFSQQNYLPDELKGHRIYEPGHNAREAEIRRSLQKWWGDWYGY, from the coding sequence ATGAACACCGACTCGACACCCTTACCCGAACGCGTACGCCCCCGAACCCTCAACGAGGTAATCGGTCAGCAAAAACTGATTGGCCCAAACGGAGCCCTGCGCCGGGCGGTCGAGTCGGGACGTCTGCCGTCTATGATTTTGTGGGGGCCGCCGGGTGTGGGTAAAACCACCCTGGCTCTGCTGTTAGCCGAGGCTGTCCGGCGGCCCTTTGTGGCGCTGAGTGCCATCAATTCAGGCGTGAAAGAAGTGCGGGAGGTACTGAGCCGGGCTACGCCCCTCATGGCCCCGGTGGTGTTTATCGACGAGATCCACCGGTTCAACAAAAGCCAGCAGGACGCCCTGCTCGGGGCCGTCGAACGAGGGCAGATTACGCTCATCGGGGCCACCACCGAAAACCCCTCGTTTGAAGTCAATTCGGCCCTGTTGTCGCGCTGTCAGGTCTATGTGCTCGAATCGCTCACGCGCGATGAGCTGGTAGCCGTTGTCGACCGGGCCATTGCTACCGACGCATTTTTGCAGAGCAAGCAGATCACGGTTGGCTCGTACGATGCCCTGCTGCGGCTTTCGGGGGGCGATGGGCGCAAGCTGCTCAACCTGCTCGAACTGGTGGCTTCGGCACACGTATCGGCCGACCCACTGGTGATTACCGACGAGGGCGTAACGACGGTGGCCCAACAGAATATTGCCCGTTACGACAAATCGGGCGAGCAGCATTACGACATTATTTCGGCGTTTATCAAGTCGTTGCGCGGCTCCGACCCCAACGCGGCTCTGTACTGGATGGCGCGTATGCTGGTGGCGGGCGAAGACCCCGTATTTATTGCCCGCCGGATGTTAATTCTGGCCTCCGAAGACATCGGCAATGCCAACCCCACGGCCATGATTATGGCGTCGGAAGCGGTGCAAGCGATTCGGGCCATCGGTATGCCCGAAGGCCGGATTATTCTGGGGCAGGTTGCGGTGTATCTGGCTACGTCGCCCAAAAGCAATGCAAGTTATGTGGCCATCGACGATGCCATTGCCCTCGCCGAAAAAACGGCGCATCTGCCCGTACCGCTGCACCTCCGCAACGCCCCTACCAAGCTCATGAAGCAGATTGGCTACGGGCAGGATTACCAGTATGCACACAATTACGAAGGCAATTTCAGCCAGCAAAATTACCTCCCCGACGAGCTAAAGGGCCACCGGATTTACGAGCCCGGCCACAACGCCCGCGAGGCCGAAATCCGGCGCAGTTTACAGAAATGGTGGGGCGACTGGTACGGGTATTAG
- a CDS encoding alpha-amylase family glycosyl hydrolase — MQYNLLKQASPLAHTGVHYEIFVRAFCDSNGDGIGDLNGVTSKLDYLQELGISAIWLMPINPSPSYHKYDVTDYYGIDPEYGTLDDFRRLVQEAHRRGIAVLMDLVLHHTSSRHPWFIEACKGPENPYWSYYKWLHPDEIKARNLATRDITADSSERNPWHRVAGASYPERYYGMFWNQMPDLNFDHPAVRQEFFQIARFWLAEIGVDGFRLDAARHLYREFEEPKNHQFWEEFRREVETVVRTGDHPGLRREGVHLVGEVWTRPAHVAPYFRGLHANFNFDFALSLAEVVQQEDDTEDLIELLAFIQSAYEQVEPNFIDALILSNHDQDRIGSVLKGHTDRLKVAANLLLTLPGNPYLYYGEEIGMLGQKPDEHIREPFVWNVGKHDPDRARWNKTGSRSARYSTSRTVRPLAQQQTDPESLFNHYKRLIGFRNSHPVLNDNLSRIELSGIRQAGLVAFVRRSQTGERVLLVHNLTGQPIRTVLPPEEVAFNQLTWHSHPATHYTDGGLTVGPYSVALLEANR; from the coding sequence ATGCAGTACAACCTCTTGAAACAAGCGTCACCCCTCGCCCATACGGGCGTCCACTACGAGATTTTTGTCCGGGCTTTTTGCGACTCCAACGGCGACGGTATCGGCGACCTCAACGGCGTCACGTCCAAGCTCGATTACTTGCAGGAGTTGGGCATCAGCGCCATTTGGCTCATGCCCATCAACCCGTCGCCTTCGTACCACAAATACGACGTGACGGATTACTACGGGATCGACCCGGAGTACGGCACTCTCGACGATTTTCGGCGGCTCGTGCAGGAAGCACACCGGCGGGGCATTGCCGTGCTGATGGACCTGGTGCTGCACCACACGAGCAGTCGGCATCCCTGGTTTATCGAAGCCTGCAAAGGCCCCGAAAATCCGTACTGGTCGTATTACAAATGGCTGCACCCCGACGAAATCAAGGCCCGAAACCTGGCCACCCGCGATATTACGGCCGACTCGTCGGAGCGAAACCCCTGGCACCGGGTGGCCGGGGCCTCGTACCCCGAACGTTACTACGGCATGTTCTGGAACCAGATGCCCGACCTCAACTTCGATCATCCGGCGGTACGGCAGGAGTTTTTTCAGATTGCCCGGTTCTGGCTGGCCGAAATCGGGGTCGATGGGTTCCGGCTCGATGCGGCCCGGCACCTCTATCGCGAGTTTGAAGAGCCCAAAAACCACCAGTTTTGGGAAGAGTTTCGGCGCGAAGTAGAGACCGTTGTCCGCACCGGCGACCACCCCGGCCTGCGCCGGGAGGGCGTGCATCTGGTGGGAGAGGTCTGGACCCGCCCGGCCCACGTAGCCCCCTATTTCCGGGGGTTGCACGCCAACTTCAACTTCGATTTTGCCCTCTCGCTCGCCGAGGTAGTTCAGCAAGAGGACGATACCGAAGACCTGATTGAGTTGCTGGCCTTTATTCAGAGCGCTTACGAACAGGTAGAACCAAATTTTATCGACGCCCTGATTCTCTCCAACCACGATCAGGACCGCATTGGGAGTGTCCTGAAAGGCCATACCGACCGGCTCAAAGTGGCTGCGAACCTGCTGCTTACCCTCCCCGGCAATCCGTACCTGTATTACGGCGAGGAAATTGGGATGCTGGGCCAAAAACCCGACGAACACATCCGGGAGCCCTTTGTCTGGAACGTAGGCAAGCACGACCCCGACCGCGCCCGCTGGAACAAAACCGGCTCGCGGTCGGCACGGTACTCAACCAGCCGCACGGTGCGCCCGTTGGCCCAGCAGCAAACCGACCCTGAGTCGTTGTTTAACCACTACAAACGCCTGATTGGGTTTCGTAACAGTCACCCGGTACTGAACGACAACCTGAGCCGAATTGAACTGAGTGGCATCCGGCAAGCCGGCCTGGTGGCATTTGTTCGGCGGAGTCAAACTGGCGAGCGGGTCCTGCTCGTGCATAACCTGACAGGCCAACCCATCCGTACGGTACTGCCCCCCGAAGAGGTTGCCTTTAACCAACTGACCTGGCACAGCCACCCGGCAACCCACTACACCGACGGGGGCCTCACCGTGGGGCCATACAGCGTGGCCCTGCTCGAAGCAAACCGGTAA
- a CDS encoding alpha-amylase family glycosyl hydrolase: MSVRLLLFVCLFFSVQRSLSQVVTTVPAFPTADSEVTLIFDLAQAKDSRAAGLLGKTGDVYLWSGAGTTETGDAFQFQPTGQTNFNAPFVPGTMTALGNNKWQIRLVPRTYFNVPANQPIRRLGVLLKSSDGRAQTEDLYVRIYDNRLSINRVEPTEKDFFVSPNTTLPVRYRTSQRAALSLTVDGQPITNVLDRDSLRAQLNTGTQLGTRRMVVFRAMTMTSPTGQAAADTFYFTVRPEPTVAELPAGMRDGVNYTSPSTATLVLFAPRKSFVYAIGEFNNWRPSPEYLMKRTPDGNRYWIELKNLTPKTEIAYQYLVDGTLAVADPYATKILDPNNDRFIPATTYPNLKPYPTGATGIVSILQTDQTAYPWRKINFERPDPANLIVYELLVRDFSANRNYKTVTDSLPYLKRLGINCIEIMPIMEFAGNDSWGYNPIFYFAPDKAYGTADDLKRFIEAAHQQGIAVVLDMVLNQADYEYPYVKMYWDGNRPSPDNPFFNPQATHPFSVFFDFNHESPATQALVERVNTYWLQEFRFDGFRFDLSKGFTQKQSGNDVGSWSSYDLSRVRIWKRIYDQIRAVDPTAYVILEHFADNTEEKELADYGMMFWGNHNGDFRNTAKGRAASLNGLSAKERGWQRPNLIGYAESHDEERLLVDVLKNGRVENNYNTTQLPTALERAKLAAAFLITTPGPKLIWQFGELGYDVSIDENGRTGAKPIRWEYYSDPNRRKLYGVYRELINLKKTVPAFRSTDVTMATNDLVKRITLRDPANTIFLIGNSDAEVRTVPGGFPGVGRWYDFFTGESINITDANSTVMMQPGEFHLYSSQPLPKPEAGLVPFGPSMAVVTAVTEQPVDGLTLSPNPSADEARLELSNPYRGLVNLYLTDASGRELRSSRAVKTADTLIQTIDLRNLPNGLYIIRLQLGEQRVVRKVMKQ; encoded by the coding sequence ATGTCCGTTCGTCTCCTTCTCTTCGTTTGTCTTTTCTTTTCCGTCCAACGTAGCCTAAGTCAGGTTGTTACCACCGTCCCCGCTTTTCCGACGGCCGACAGCGAGGTGACGCTTATCTTCGACCTTGCGCAGGCCAAAGACAGCCGGGCCGCCGGGTTGCTCGGCAAAACAGGCGATGTTTATCTCTGGTCAGGGGCCGGTACCACCGAAACCGGCGACGCGTTTCAATTCCAGCCAACGGGACAAACCAACTTCAATGCCCCGTTTGTACCGGGCACTATGACAGCCCTCGGCAACAACAAATGGCAAATCCGGCTCGTACCCCGCACCTATTTCAACGTACCCGCCAACCAGCCTATTCGGCGGTTGGGTGTTTTGCTCAAAAGCAGTGACGGCCGGGCACAAACCGAAGACCTATACGTCCGAATTTACGACAACAGACTCAGCATCAACCGCGTTGAACCAACCGAAAAAGACTTTTTTGTCTCTCCCAACACTACTTTACCCGTACGCTACCGAACCTCGCAGCGGGCCGCCCTGTCACTGACCGTTGATGGGCAACCCATCACAAACGTTCTGGATCGCGACTCTCTGCGGGCGCAGCTCAATACCGGCACACAACTGGGTACCCGTCGGATGGTTGTGTTTCGGGCCATGACTATGACATCGCCCACGGGGCAGGCCGCGGCCGACACCTTCTATTTCACTGTTCGGCCTGAGCCCACGGTAGCCGAGTTGCCCGCCGGTATGCGGGACGGCGTCAACTACACCAGCCCCAGCACAGCCACGCTGGTTCTGTTTGCCCCGCGTAAAAGCTTCGTGTACGCCATCGGTGAGTTCAATAACTGGCGGCCCTCACCCGAGTATCTCATGAAGCGGACACCCGACGGCAACCGCTACTGGATTGAACTCAAAAACCTGACCCCAAAAACCGAAATAGCGTATCAGTATCTGGTAGACGGCACATTGGCCGTAGCCGACCCCTACGCCACCAAAATTCTCGACCCCAACAACGATCGGTTTATCCCGGCCACTACCTACCCCAATCTGAAACCCTACCCCACCGGGGCCACGGGCATCGTGTCGATTCTGCAAACCGACCAAACCGCCTACCCCTGGCGTAAAATCAACTTTGAGCGTCCCGACCCGGCCAACCTGATCGTGTATGAGCTGCTCGTCCGCGACTTTTCGGCCAACCGCAACTACAAAACCGTGACCGACAGCCTACCCTACCTCAAGCGTCTGGGTATCAACTGTATCGAGATCATGCCCATCATGGAGTTTGCCGGAAACGACTCTTGGGGCTACAACCCGATTTTCTACTTCGCGCCCGACAAGGCCTACGGTACCGCCGACGACCTGAAACGCTTTATCGAAGCGGCCCATCAGCAGGGCATTGCCGTTGTTCTCGATATGGTATTGAATCAGGCCGATTACGAGTACCCGTACGTAAAAATGTACTGGGACGGCAACCGTCCAAGCCCCGACAACCCCTTTTTCAATCCGCAGGCAACCCACCCGTTCAGCGTCTTTTTCGATTTTAACCACGAGAGCCCCGCTACGCAGGCACTTGTCGAGCGAGTCAATACGTACTGGTTGCAGGAGTTTCGGTTCGATGGATTCCGGTTCGACCTGTCGAAAGGGTTTACCCAGAAACAATCGGGGAACGATGTTGGGTCGTGGAGCAGCTACGACCTGAGCCGGGTGCGCATCTGGAAACGTATTTACGACCAGATTCGGGCCGTAGACCCCACGGCTTACGTGATTCTGGAACACTTTGCCGATAACACCGAAGAAAAAGAACTGGCCGATTACGGGATGATGTTCTGGGGCAATCACAACGGCGATTTTCGAAACACCGCCAAAGGCCGGGCTGCCAGTCTGAACGGCCTGTCGGCTAAAGAACGAGGCTGGCAGCGGCCCAATCTGATCGGGTATGCCGAGAGCCACGATGAAGAACGACTACTGGTGGATGTACTGAAAAACGGCCGGGTTGAAAATAACTACAACACCACCCAGCTACCCACTGCCCTTGAGCGGGCCAAACTGGCGGCCGCGTTTCTCATCACCACGCCGGGCCCAAAGCTCATCTGGCAGTTTGGCGAACTGGGCTACGATGTGAGCATCGACGAAAACGGCCGCACCGGAGCCAAGCCCATTCGGTGGGAGTACTACAGCGACCCCAACCGCCGAAAACTGTACGGCGTGTACCGCGAACTGATAAACCTCAAAAAAACGGTGCCGGCGTTCCGGTCGACCGATGTGACAATGGCCACCAACGACCTGGTGAAGCGCATCACCCTCCGCGACCCGGCCAACACAATTTTCCTCATCGGTAACTCCGACGCCGAAGTCCGTACCGTACCAGGCGGTTTTCCGGGTGTGGGCCGCTGGTACGACTTCTTCACCGGCGAGTCGATCAATATCACCGACGCAAATAGTACCGTGATGATGCAGCCGGGCGAGTTTCACCTGTATTCCAGCCAACCTCTGCCCAAACCCGAGGCCGGGCTTGTACCGTTCGGCCCGTCGATGGCCGTGGTTACAGCCGTGACCGAGCAACCCGTCGATGGATTGACACTTTCGCCCAACCCCAGCGCCGACGAAGCCCGGCTGGAACTGAGTAACCCGTACCGGGGTTTGGTAAATCTGTATCTGACCGATGCCTCGGGTCGCGAGCTCCGCAGCAGTCGGGCGGTGAAAACAGCCGACACGCTCATTCAGACCATTGATCTACGCAACCTACCCAACGGACTGTATATCATCCGGTTGCAACTGGGTGAGCAGCGCGTGGTTCGGAAAGTAATGAAGCAGTAA
- the tnpA gene encoding IS200/IS605 family transposase, with amino-acid sequence MSYRQILYHIVFGTKHRKPTIPDEHCTELYRYIWGVVKNQNCRLYRVNGVEDHIHILSDLHPSVSLADFVKTIKVGSSLWMKANENFPAFEGWAVGYGAFTYSIKERDRIINYIKKQKEHHRKITYETEYKSLLDEHGVAYDERHLFT; translated from the coding sequence ATGAGCTACCGACAGATATTGTATCATATCGTTTTTGGGACGAAGCATCGTAAGCCGACGATTCCGGATGAACATTGTACGGAGCTGTACCGGTATATCTGGGGTGTTGTGAAGAACCAAAACTGCCGGTTGTACAGGGTAAACGGGGTGGAGGATCATATTCATATCCTCAGCGATCTGCATCCAAGCGTGTCGCTCGCCGATTTTGTGAAAACCATCAAGGTGGGTAGCTCACTCTGGATGAAAGCCAACGAGAACTTCCCGGCCTTCGAGGGTTGGGCCGTGGGATATGGAGCCTTTACATACTCCATAAAAGAGCGCGACCGGATTATCAATTACATCAAGAAACAAAAGGAGCATCACCGCAAAATAACCTACGAAACCGAGTATAAGTCACTTCTCGACGAGCATGGTGTCGCTTACGACGAGCGCCATCTTTTCACCTAA
- a CDS encoding MOSC domain-containing protein: MYIQTVNVGLAQTHTWKGRSVRTAIFKHPVEGPVRLELTSIEGDEQANKRVHGGPNKAVYAYDMAFYRFWEETGKALEPGHFGENLTTVGLPDHEAGLGDTFRVGTAVLMVVQPRFPCNNLNVRFNDSTMVKQFQQARRHGIYFRVVEPGEVKAGDIIERLETAPYGVTIQHVVDEFYSKTPDPHFLSKLAQFPYLTNYLREHFY; encoded by the coding sequence ATGTACATCCAAACTGTCAATGTAGGTCTGGCACAGACCCATACGTGGAAAGGCCGCTCCGTACGCACGGCCATTTTTAAGCATCCTGTCGAAGGGCCCGTTCGGCTGGAGCTGACCTCTATTGAGGGCGATGAGCAAGCCAATAAGCGAGTGCATGGCGGCCCTAACAAAGCCGTTTATGCCTACGATATGGCTTTTTATCGGTTCTGGGAAGAGACCGGCAAAGCGCTCGAACCGGGCCATTTTGGCGAAAACCTGACTACGGTGGGCTTACCCGACCATGAGGCCGGTCTGGGCGATACGTTTCGGGTCGGGACGGCCGTGCTGATGGTGGTGCAGCCCCGTTTCCCGTGCAACAATCTCAACGTACGCTTCAACGACTCGACCATGGTGAAGCAATTTCAGCAGGCCCGGCGGCACGGTATCTATTTTCGGGTGGTTGAGCCCGGCGAAGTGAAAGCAGGGGACATTATTGAGCGGCTCGAAACGGCTCCGTATGGCGTGACCATTCAGCACGTGGTCGATGAATTCTATTCGAAGACACCCGACCCCCATTTTCTAAGCAAACTCGCCCAGTTTCCTTACCTGACCAACTACCTCCGGGAGCATTTTTATTAG
- a CDS encoding Ldh family oxidoreductase, translating into MIHANRLRLFTERIFLAIGCSDNDARLAADVLISADLRGVDSHGVARLPGYVRLYDLGRLNPQPQMRIVHESPSTAVVDGDRGLGLVVGPWAMQVAIEKARTAGTGWVAVRNSNHFGIAGYHALLAAEHDMIGQAMTHAAPLVAPTFSLEKMLGTNPIAVAIPAATEPTFLADFASTAVAYGKLEILQRKGQDIPTGWAQNADGQPTTDANAVRNGGALLPLGSDREHGSHKGYGLGSVVDIFSGVLSGANYGPWVPPFATAGFMSAQEGVGIGTGHFFGAMRIDAFRPADEFKAHMDTWINRFRSARAVPGQQVLIPGDPERMMEAERTANGIPVVEPVINSLNELGERFGVEL; encoded by the coding sequence ATGATTCACGCAAACCGACTTCGACTTTTTACCGAACGTATATTTTTGGCCATTGGCTGCTCCGACAATGACGCCCGACTGGCAGCCGATGTCCTGATCTCGGCCGACCTGCGCGGGGTTGACTCGCACGGGGTGGCCCGCCTGCCGGGTTATGTGCGTCTGTATGATCTGGGCCGCCTGAACCCGCAACCGCAAATGCGGATTGTACACGAGAGCCCCTCCACAGCCGTTGTCGACGGCGACCGGGGCCTTGGCCTTGTGGTGGGGCCGTGGGCTATGCAGGTGGCCATCGAGAAAGCCCGCACGGCAGGTACTGGCTGGGTGGCTGTGCGCAACTCCAACCACTTCGGCATTGCGGGTTACCACGCCCTACTGGCGGCCGAGCACGACATGATTGGGCAGGCTATGACCCACGCGGCTCCGCTGGTAGCCCCGACGTTTTCGCTCGAAAAAATGCTCGGTACCAACCCAATTGCCGTAGCGATTCCGGCCGCAACCGAACCGACGTTTCTGGCCGATTTTGCCAGTACGGCCGTGGCCTACGGTAAACTCGAAATTCTGCAACGTAAAGGGCAGGATATTCCGACAGGCTGGGCTCAAAACGCCGACGGCCAACCCACTACCGACGCCAACGCGGTTCGGAACGGCGGAGCACTGCTACCACTCGGCTCCGACCGCGAACATGGTTCGCACAAAGGGTACGGCCTAGGCTCGGTAGTCGACATTTTCTCCGGCGTACTGTCGGGAGCGAACTATGGTCCGTGGGTGCCACCCTTTGCTACGGCGGGCTTTATGAGCGCGCAGGAAGGCGTGGGCATTGGGACCGGGCATTTCTTCGGTGCCATGCGCATCGACGCGTTCCGGCCCGCCGACGAGTTCAAAGCTCATATGGACACCTGGATCAACCGGTTTCGGTCGGCGCGGGCAGTGCCGGGCCAACAGGTGCTTATTCCCGGCGATCCTGAGCGAATGATGGAAGCCGAGCGCACCGCCAACGGCATACCGGTGGTTGAGCCGGTTATCAACAGCCTCAACGAACTGGGCGAACGTTTCGGGGTGGAGTTGTAG